In Humulus lupulus chromosome 6, drHumLupu1.1, whole genome shotgun sequence, a single genomic region encodes these proteins:
- the LOC133783407 gene encoding rust resistance kinase Lr10-like, whose translation MFCRRLLMESLLLLLLLVVITSLHESSYAENTRPVVCSSSSCGSISNITSPFRLTTDPLSCGDLRYNLSCENNITVLNLPIQHGYTNNFINYQRYYYVLAINYNNYTIRVVDPNFHKHHQNYSSFFTNNTLSSGDSSLYDSSYEAQFALDTGTYNFFEEKYRKVVKTLVLVNCERAVMNSSYVDATPCILKSNNSSFIWSYYLLDIDEMNPSELVESCWIKQVSLVDETSFQGSKPSCYDINKQLALGFQLSWIQSFDKTEGSGQVCRLNEKSNKVSCSYYSKCMFRETFRPNERNDKCDSSEIFLSKVMAYTKYYLYDIGSYKYIAGFLAPRTLPGIIFVIFLMVYKWRRRHLSMYNGIEDFLQSHNNLMPIRYSYRDIRKMTKDFKEKLGEGGFGTVYKGQLSSGPFVAVKMLGKSKINNDQDFINEVATIGRIHHVNIVRLIGFCVDGTWRALIYEFMSNGSLDKYIFSQEIMNNVVSSSFSQVLFEISLGIARGIEYLHRGCGMRILHFDIKPHNILLDENFIPKVSDFGLARSYSLDNSLVSLTVARGTMGYIAPELFYKNIGKVSNKSDVYSFGMLLMEMANRRKNVNRHTENSSDIYLPLLIHKQLNEGKKVKIDDEHVTEEESETIKKMAIVALWCIQLRPCDRPTMSQVIEMLESNIECLQVPPNLHLYPQEQMSKNSETSFSLKLSREDSTDVSNY comes from the exons ATGTTTTGCAGACGATTATTGATGgagtctcttcttcttcttcttctcttggtGGTCATAACATCGCTCCATGAAAGTAGCTACGCAGAGAATACGAGACCTGTTGTGTGTTCTTCTTCGTCATGTGGTAGTATCTCTAATATAACATCTCCTTTTCGACTCACCACTGATCCATTGAGCTGTGGAGACTTAAGGTACAATCTTTCTTGTGAGAACAACATTACAGTCTTAAACTTGCCTATTCAACATGGATACACAAATAACTTTATTAATTATCAAAGATACTACTACGTACTGGCAATCAACTATAACAACTATACGATTCGAGTTGTTGATCCCAATTttcacaaacatcatcaaaactaCTCATCCTTCTTCACCAACAATACTTTGTCCTCTGGAGATTCCAGTTTATATGATAGTAGTTATGAAGCACAATTTGCTTTGGACACTGgaacatataatttttttgaagaaAAGTACCGAAAAGTTGTGAAAACTCTAGTGTTGGTTAACTGTGAAAGAGCAGTAATGAATTCTTCTTACGTTGATGCAACTCCTTGCATATTAAAGAGTAATAATAGCAGTTTTATTTGGTCTTATTATCTTTTGGATATTGATGAAATGAATCCTTCTGAGTTGGTGGAGTCTTGTTGGATAAAACAAGTGAGTCTCGTAGATGAAACAAGCTTTCAAGGATCCAAACCTTCCTGTTATGACATCAACAAGCAGCTAGCTCTAGGGTTTCAGCTTTCATGGATCCAAAGCTTTGACAAAACAGAAGGGAGTGGACAAGTTTGTCGCCTCAACGAAAAGTCCAACAAAGTTAGCTGTAGTTATTATTCTAAATGCATGTTTAGAGAAACATTCAGACCAAATGAAAGAAATGATAAGTGTG ACTCGTCCGAAATATTTTTGAGCAAGGTTATGGCTTACACAAAAT ATTACTTATACGATATAGGAAGTTACAAATATATCG CCGGATTCTTGGCACCAAGAACACTACCTGGAATTATATTTGTGATTTTCCTAATGGTGTATAAGTGGAGAAGAAGACATTTGTCAATGTACAATGGCATCGAAGATTTCCTCCAAAGTCATAACAACCTCATGCCTATACGATATTCTTATCGAGACATTAGGAAGATGACCAAAGATTTCAAAGAGAAACTAGGTGAAGGAGGGTTTGGCACTGTGTATAAAGGACAACTTTCTAGTGGTCCCTTTGTTGCGGTCAAAATGTTGGGAAAATCCAAGATTAACAATGATCAAGATTTCATTAATGAAGTTGCTACAATAGGAAGAATTCACCATGTCAACATTGTAAGATTAATTGGGTTTTGTGTTGATGGTACATGGCGGGCTCTTATATACGAATTCATGTCTAATGGATCTCTAGACAAGTACATTTTTTCacaagaaattatgaataatgTAGTCTCCTCAAGTTTTAGCCAAGTATTGTTTGAGATCTCACTTGGAATAGCTCGTGGTATTGAGTATCTTCATCGAGGTTGTGGTATGCGTATTCTTCATTTTGATATTAAGCCTCACAACATTCTATTGGACGAGAATTTTATTCCAAAAGTTTCTGATTTCGGGCTAGCAAGATCATACTCGTTGGATAATAGCCTAGTATCTTTAACTGTTGCAAGAGGAACCATGGGATACATAGCTCCGGAATTGTTCTATAAAAATATTGGAAAAGTATCGAACAAATCTGATGTGTACAGTTTTGGAATGTTGTTAATGGAAATGGCGAATCGAAGAAAAAATGTGAATAGACATACAGAAAACTCAAGCGACATTTATCTCCCCTTACTGATACACAAGCAACTGAACGAAGGGAAGAAGGTGAAAATAGATGATGAACATGTGACTGAAGAAGAATCAGAGACAATAAAAAAGATGGCCATAGTTGCATTGTGGTGTATACAACTAAGGCCTTGTGATCGCCCTACAATGAGCCAAGTCATAGAAATGCTTGAAAGTAACATCGAATGCCTACAAGTACCCCCAAATCTTCATCTATATCCTCAAGAGCAAATGAGCAAAAATAGTGAGACATCTTTCTCATTAAAACTGTCTAGAGAGGATTCTACAGATGTCAGCAATTATTAG
- the LOC133783414 gene encoding uncharacterized protein LOC133783414, giving the protein MKTTMVRYIWKCFTNHTNYNMFYLGRPIPCLINNDSTYSVYYQPGSGRENYWSSLVSCRRMFNYTFLTADGDGDVLLEWSKSYSASKGGHSLKFSLVTAGFTTGSFVIAVGFLATLYVYQKERQKRENGLRIEKFLEANLCRIELWQT; this is encoded by the exons ATGAAGACGACCATGGTACGCTATATATGGAAATGCTTTACCAATCACACAAATTACAACATGTTTTATCTGGGTCGTCCAATCCCTTGTTTGATAAACAACGACTCCACATATTCTGTTTATTACCAGCCGGGCAGTGGCAGAGAGAACTACTGGTCGAGTTTAGTTTCGTGCAGAAGGATGTTTAACTACACTTTCCTCACTgctgatggtgatggtgatgttTTATTAGAATGGTCAAAATCATACTCAGCAAGCAAAG GTGGTCATTCGTTAAAATTTTCATTGGTGACTGCAG GTTTTACAACAGGTTCATTTGTTATCGCTGTGGGGTTCCTTGCAACTCTATATGTCTATCAAAAAGAAAGACAAAAGAGAGAAAATGGACTGAGAATTGAAAAGTTTTTGGAGGCAAACTTATGCCGAATAGAATTATGGCAAACTTAG
- the LOC133786115 gene encoding rust resistance kinase Lr10-like gives MEKKTLSMYNGMEDFLQSHNNLIPIRYSYRDIRKMTKDFKEKLGEGGFGTVYKRQLSSGPFVAVKMLGKSKINNDQDFINEVATIRRIYHVNIVRLIGFCVDACGIEYLHRGCGMRILHFDIKPHNILLDENCIPKVSDFGLARTCSLDNSLVSLTVAKGTMGYIAPELFYKNIGRVLNK, from the exons ATGGAGAAGAAGACATTGTCAATGTATAATGGGATGGAAGATTTCCTCCAAAGTCATAACAACCTCATACCCATACGATATTCTTATCGAGACATTAGGAAGATGACCAAAGATTTCAAAGAGAAACTAGGTGAAGGAGGGTTTGGCACTGTGTATAAAAGACAACTTTCTAGTGGTCCCTTTGTTGCAGTCAAAATGTTGGGAAAATCCAAGATTAACAATGATCAAGATTTCATCAATGAAGTTGCTACAATAAGAAGAATTTACCATGTCAACATTGTAAGATTAATTGGGTTTTGTGTTGATG CTTGTGGTATTGAGTATCTTCATCGAGGATGTGGTATGCGTATTCTTCATTTTGATATTAAGCCTCACAACATTCTATTGGACGAGAATTGTATTCCAAAAGTTTCTGATTTCGGGCTAGCAAGAACATGTTCGTTGGATAATAGCTTAGTATCTTTAACTGTTGCAAAAGGAACCATGGGATACATAGCTCCGGAATTGTTCTATAAAAATATTGGAAGAGTATTGAACAAATAA
- the LOC133783411 gene encoding putative leucine-rich repeat receptor-like protein kinase At2g19210, translating into MVFFKHFVVPIFLLQSILIIFPHLIQPQDLSGFINIDCGSSEMSNYINKTMGISLSYLSDENYTDSGEKKVISQEYKDQMANEPQLWNVRSFPNGARNCYTVKPTRAQGTKYLIRATFLYGNYDNIDRPPTFDLYIGVDYWDTLSIENAWTPIRREIIYVLSSDRLHVCLVNTKNGAPFISTLELRPLADEIYQTKNGTFLKLRGRSDYSSSTDDEKLRYKDDIYDRLWRSRGRKEWSPFLTTSLSDVNSIEKGDYEVPFTVMNTAYTLDRNSTDDISIEWESMSSTERYFLYLHFAELEQLNENEKREFDIYVNDDEDSWYDNMSPEYLSGKAIQSTEGVEVEGGVKLSISLSKTKNSTLPPLINAMEIYMQKELSQKETNQMDEKAMWNVKEVYGLKRNWQGDPCNPGNFTWDGVGCDSNNSSNIVSLNLSSCELKGEIASSIANLTMLNNLDLSNNSLNGAVPEFLAQLSSLKFLNLKGNNLTGPIPDALLQRLKNNQLYLSFDANMNSSTPSPCSSCEKNKKKIVVPLVASLGVSLVIVFIIVSVIWIFKRRSRRPAAPKDLRG; encoded by the exons ATGGTTTTCTTTAAGCATTTTGTCGTTCCGATTTTCTTGCTGCAGAGTATTTTGATTATTTTCCCACACTTGATTCAGCCTCAGGATCTATCAg GATTTATCAACATAGACTGTGGAAGTTCAGAGATGTCGAATTACATAAATAAAACAATGGGCATCAGTTTAAGCTACCTTTCAGATGAAAACTACACAGACAGCGGTGAAAAGAAAGTGATATCTCAAGAATACAAGGACCAAATGGCTAACGAACCGCAGCTTTGGAATGTTCGAAGCTTCCCAAATGGTGCCAGAAACTGTTACACTGTGAAGCCAACACGAGCCCAAGGCACCAAGTATTTGATCCGAGCAACGTTTTTGTATGGAAACTACGACAACATAGACCGACCCCCAACTTTTGATTTGTACATTGGGGTTGATTATTGGGATACGTTATCAATTGAAAATGCATGGACCCCAATTCGCCGTGAAATCATATATGTACTTTCATCAGATCGCTTACATGTTTGTCTAGTAAACACAAAAAACGGAGCTCCATTCATATCAACTTTAGAGCTAAGACCTCTAGCAGAcgaaatttatcaaacaaaaaatGGCACGTTCCTAAAACTTCGTGGTCGGTCTGATTATTCATCGTCAACCGATGACGAAAAGTTGAG GTACAAGGATGATATATATGATCGTTTGTGGAGGTCCCGTGGGAGAAAGGAGTGGTCCCCATTCTTAACTACTTCTCTTAGTGATGTAAACTCTATCGAAAAAGGCGATTACGAAGTACCGTTCACCGTCATGAACACTGCGTACACCCTTGACAGAAATAGTACTGATGACATTAGTATTGAATGGGAAAGCATGAGCAGCACCGAAAGGTATTTCCTGTACCTGCATTTTGCGGAACTCGAACAACTCAACGAGAACGAAAAAAGAGAATTCGATATCTACGTTAATGATGATGAAGATTCCTGGTACGATAACATGTCTCCCGAATACTTGAGCGGAAAAGCCATCCAGAGCACCGAAGGCGTAGAAGTTGAAGGTGGAGTAAAACTGAGTATTTCGCTCAgcaaaaccaaaaactcaacgctGCCGCCCCTTATAAATGCCATGGAGATTTACATGCAAAAAGAGCTCTCACAAAAAGAAACCAACCAAATGGATG AAAAAGCTATGTGGAATGTCAAGGAAGTATATGGATTAAAGAGAAACTGGCAAGGAGATCCTTGTAACCCTGGCAATTTCACGTGGGATGGTGTTGGGTGTGATTCCAATAATTCGTCTAACATTGTGTCTTT GAATCTGTCGTCATGTGAACTAAAGGGGGAAATCGCTTCTTCCATTGCCAATCTGACCATGTTAAACAATCT GGATTTATCAAACAACAGCCTGAACGGGGCCGTGCCTGAATTTTTGGCTCAACTTTCATCCTTAAAATTTTT AAACCTTAAAGGAAACAACCTCACTGGCCCAATCCCAGACGCACTCCTTCAAAGATTGAAGAATAATCAATTATATTTAAG CTTTGATGCAAACATGAACAGTAGTACTCCATCTCCGTGCTCATCGtgcgaaaaaaataaaaaaaaaattgttgtccCACTGGTTGCTTCACTCGGCGTATCACTAGTTATCGTATTTATTATTGTGTCAGTAATTTGGATCTTCAAAAGAAGATCAAGACGGCCAGCGGCCCCTAAAGATTTGAGGGGTTAG
- the LOC133783406 gene encoding subtilisin-like protease SBT5.3 isoform X2, giving the protein MLLKWPQNLITAFLDLTWEEHPNVISVFLSKQVKPTTTRSWKFLGLERYNEVVPSQSIWKRARFGEDVIIGNFDSGVWPESKSFSEYEGIGPIPSKWRGSCQRTIGDKIHCNRKLIGAKYFSKGILTQLKMSNASIPKENFFTSRDTDGHGTHTLSTAGGSFVPRANILGFGNGTAKGGSPKARVAAYKVLWPRGDGADTLAAFEAAITDGVDVLSLSLGFPAGSDFLDDPISIGSFHAIMNNIVVVAGAGNDGPDPKTVKNVSPWMLTVAASTIDREFNSYVTLGNKKKLKGASLSSSSLPSQKFYPLINGADARVAEVNPLKATFCRPNSLDPNKVKGKILICVAGDEISPSNKSHQAHLAGAVGMILINHILINDTEAETYVLPTSHLNATEGTFVYEYLNTTKNPIAYISPAKTEVGVKPSPIMASFSSRGPNPIEPALLKPDITAPGVNILAAFTEAVGPTKLTFDKRRVPFNIISGTSMACPHVSGIAGLLKTLHPDWSPAAIYSAIMTTARVRDSNKGPLLDWNKKKASPFEYGSGHVQPNRAMDPGLVYDRTIEDYVDFLCAHGIDETLLEKFTKKPYNKCPTSFNLANFNYPSIVVNNLSSQSVIITRKVKNVGSSGTYKAYVRAPNGVSIYVKPTSLKFSKIGEEKKFEIILKPKVVGKPKNYVFGQLKWSDGKHYVRSPIVVKY; this is encoded by the exons ATGCTCTTGAAATGGCCACAAAATCTCATCACAGCCTTCTTGGATCTTACTTGGGAAG AGCATCCAAATGTGATATCGGTTTTCCTAAGCAAACAAGTGAAACCAACCACAACTCGTTCATGGAAGTTTCTTGGATTGGAAAGATATAACGAAGTCGTTCCTTCTCAATCTATTTGGAAAAGGGCACGTTTTGGTGAAGATGTAATTATTGGAAACTTTGACAGTG GTGTTTGGCCTGAATCAAAGAGCTTCAGTGAGTATGAAGGGATTGGACCTATCCCATCAAAATGGCGTGGAAGTTGTCAACGAACCATTGGAGATAAAATTCATTGCAATAG GAAGCTAATAGGAGCAAAGTACTTTAGCAAAGGCATTCTGACACAACTAAAGATGTCCAACGCCTCTATACCTAAGGAAAACTTTTTCACTAGTCGAGACACAGATGGACATGGGACTCATACTCTTTCCACAGCTGGGGGTAGCTTTGTCCCCAGAGCaaatattttgggatttggaaATGGTACCGCTAAGGGTGGCTCTCCAAAAGCTCGTGTGGCTGCTTACAAAGTTCTATGGCCTAGGGGTGACGGTGCTGACACATTGGCAGCATTTGAAGCTGCAATAACTGATGGCGTGGacgttctttctctctctcttggtttcCCTGCTGGAAGTGATTTTCTTGATGATCCCATTTCAATTGGAAGTTTTCATGCCATTATGAACAACATTGTCGTGGTTGCCGGGGCTGGAAACGATGGACCTGATCCTAAGACTGTAAAAAATGTTTCACCGTGGATGTTAACTGTGGCAGCAAGTACAATTGATCGTGAGTTCAATAGTTACGTAACTCTTGGGaacaaaaaaaaacttaag GGAGCAAGCCTTTCATCAAGTAGCTTGCCTTCTCAAAAGTTTTATCCATTGATCAATGGTGCAGATGCTAGAGTTGCTGAAGTAAATCCTCTAAAAGC TACATTTTGCCGTCCTAATAGTCTTGATCCAAATAAGGTGAAGGGAAAGATCTTGATTTGTGTAGCTGGGGATGAGATTAGTCCCTCTAACAAGAGTCACCAAGCTCATCTTGCTGGCGCTGTTGGAATGATTCTAATTAATCATATTCTTATTAACGACACAGAAGCTGAGACCTATGTTCTTCCTACATCTCATCTCAATGCCACAGAGGGAACTTTTGTATATGAATACCTCAACACTACTAA GAACCCTATAGCTTACATATCTCCGGCAAAGACTGAAGTGGGAGTAAAACCATCACCAATTATGGCTTCATTCTCATCAAGAGGACCAAATCCCATAGAGCCAGCTTTGCTCAAG CCAGATATCACAGCACCAGGAGTGAATATTCTTGCTGCATTCACTGAAGCTGTTGGACCAACTAAACTAACATTTGATAAACGTCGAGTCCCATTCAATATAATTTCTGGAACTTCGATGGCATGCCCTCATGTTTCTGGGATTGCTGGTCTTCTGAAAACCCTTCATCCAGATTGGAGTCCAGCTGCGATTTATTCAGCTATCATGACTACAg CAAGAGTACGAGATAGCAACAAGGGGCCATTGTTGGATTGGAACAAGAAAAAAGCGTCACCTTTTGAATATGGTTCAGGCCATGTGCAACCAAATCGAGCTATGGACCCTGGACTTGTCTATGACCGAACTATTGAAGATTATGTGGACTTTTTATGTGCTCATGGCATTGATGAAACATTGCTTGAAAAATTTACTAAGAAGCCATATAATAAATGTCCCACCTCATTTAATCTAGCTAACTTCAACTATCCTTCCATTGTGGTTAATAATCTTAGCTCACAATCAGTGATAATTACTAGAAAAGTTAAGAATGTTGGCTCCTCAGGTACTTACAAGGCATATGTGAGGGCCCCAAATGGAGTTTCTATCTATGTCAAGCCCACAAGCTTGAAATTTAGCAAAATTGGTGAGGAAAAGAAATTTGAGATTATTTTGAAGCCAAAGGTTGTTGGGAAGCCTAAAAACTATGTGTTTGGACAGTTGAAATGGTCAGATGGGAAGCACTACGTTAGGAGTCCTATAGTAGTCAAGTACTAG
- the LOC133783406 gene encoding subtilisin-like protease SBT5.4 isoform X1 yields MAPHSSVVSSSSLLSMFLIFTLLQSSLLKATEKKTYIVYMGTHSHGLNPSSDALEMATKSHHSLLGSYLGSEEKAKDAIIYSYNRHINGFAAILDEVEAAEIRKHPNVISVFLSKQVKPTTTRSWKFLGLERYNEVVPSQSIWKRARFGEDVIIGNFDSGVWPESKSFSEYEGIGPIPSKWRGSCQRTIGDKIHCNRKLIGAKYFSKGILTQLKMSNASIPKENFFTSRDTDGHGTHTLSTAGGSFVPRANILGFGNGTAKGGSPKARVAAYKVLWPRGDGADTLAAFEAAITDGVDVLSLSLGFPAGSDFLDDPISIGSFHAIMNNIVVVAGAGNDGPDPKTVKNVSPWMLTVAASTIDREFNSYVTLGNKKKLKGASLSSSSLPSQKFYPLINGADARVAEVNPLKATFCRPNSLDPNKVKGKILICVAGDEISPSNKSHQAHLAGAVGMILINHILINDTEAETYVLPTSHLNATEGTFVYEYLNTTKNPIAYISPAKTEVGVKPSPIMASFSSRGPNPIEPALLKPDITAPGVNILAAFTEAVGPTKLTFDKRRVPFNIISGTSMACPHVSGIAGLLKTLHPDWSPAAIYSAIMTTARVRDSNKGPLLDWNKKKASPFEYGSGHVQPNRAMDPGLVYDRTIEDYVDFLCAHGIDETLLEKFTKKPYNKCPTSFNLANFNYPSIVVNNLSSQSVIITRKVKNVGSSGTYKAYVRAPNGVSIYVKPTSLKFSKIGEEKKFEIILKPKVVGKPKNYVFGQLKWSDGKHYVRSPIVVKY; encoded by the exons ATGGCACCACACTCTAGTGTtgtttcttcttcatctcttctcTCAATGTTTCTTATTTTCACTTTGCTTCAATCATCACTACTCAAAGCCACTGAAAAAAAG ACATATATTGTGTACATGGGAACACATTCCCATGGTCTGAACCCTTCCTCAGATGCTCTTGAAATGGCCACAAAATCTCATCACAGCCTTCTTGGATCTTACTTGGGAAG TGAGGAAAAGGCAAAGGATGCCATCATTTACTCGTATAATAGACATATTAATGGCTTTGCAGCAATTCTTGATGAAGTAGAAGCTGCAGAAATTCGAA AGCATCCAAATGTGATATCGGTTTTCCTAAGCAAACAAGTGAAACCAACCACAACTCGTTCATGGAAGTTTCTTGGATTGGAAAGATATAACGAAGTCGTTCCTTCTCAATCTATTTGGAAAAGGGCACGTTTTGGTGAAGATGTAATTATTGGAAACTTTGACAGTG GTGTTTGGCCTGAATCAAAGAGCTTCAGTGAGTATGAAGGGATTGGACCTATCCCATCAAAATGGCGTGGAAGTTGTCAACGAACCATTGGAGATAAAATTCATTGCAATAG GAAGCTAATAGGAGCAAAGTACTTTAGCAAAGGCATTCTGACACAACTAAAGATGTCCAACGCCTCTATACCTAAGGAAAACTTTTTCACTAGTCGAGACACAGATGGACATGGGACTCATACTCTTTCCACAGCTGGGGGTAGCTTTGTCCCCAGAGCaaatattttgggatttggaaATGGTACCGCTAAGGGTGGCTCTCCAAAAGCTCGTGTGGCTGCTTACAAAGTTCTATGGCCTAGGGGTGACGGTGCTGACACATTGGCAGCATTTGAAGCTGCAATAACTGATGGCGTGGacgttctttctctctctcttggtttcCCTGCTGGAAGTGATTTTCTTGATGATCCCATTTCAATTGGAAGTTTTCATGCCATTATGAACAACATTGTCGTGGTTGCCGGGGCTGGAAACGATGGACCTGATCCTAAGACTGTAAAAAATGTTTCACCGTGGATGTTAACTGTGGCAGCAAGTACAATTGATCGTGAGTTCAATAGTTACGTAACTCTTGGGaacaaaaaaaaacttaag GGAGCAAGCCTTTCATCAAGTAGCTTGCCTTCTCAAAAGTTTTATCCATTGATCAATGGTGCAGATGCTAGAGTTGCTGAAGTAAATCCTCTAAAAGC TACATTTTGCCGTCCTAATAGTCTTGATCCAAATAAGGTGAAGGGAAAGATCTTGATTTGTGTAGCTGGGGATGAGATTAGTCCCTCTAACAAGAGTCACCAAGCTCATCTTGCTGGCGCTGTTGGAATGATTCTAATTAATCATATTCTTATTAACGACACAGAAGCTGAGACCTATGTTCTTCCTACATCTCATCTCAATGCCACAGAGGGAACTTTTGTATATGAATACCTCAACACTACTAA GAACCCTATAGCTTACATATCTCCGGCAAAGACTGAAGTGGGAGTAAAACCATCACCAATTATGGCTTCATTCTCATCAAGAGGACCAAATCCCATAGAGCCAGCTTTGCTCAAG CCAGATATCACAGCACCAGGAGTGAATATTCTTGCTGCATTCACTGAAGCTGTTGGACCAACTAAACTAACATTTGATAAACGTCGAGTCCCATTCAATATAATTTCTGGAACTTCGATGGCATGCCCTCATGTTTCTGGGATTGCTGGTCTTCTGAAAACCCTTCATCCAGATTGGAGTCCAGCTGCGATTTATTCAGCTATCATGACTACAg CAAGAGTACGAGATAGCAACAAGGGGCCATTGTTGGATTGGAACAAGAAAAAAGCGTCACCTTTTGAATATGGTTCAGGCCATGTGCAACCAAATCGAGCTATGGACCCTGGACTTGTCTATGACCGAACTATTGAAGATTATGTGGACTTTTTATGTGCTCATGGCATTGATGAAACATTGCTTGAAAAATTTACTAAGAAGCCATATAATAAATGTCCCACCTCATTTAATCTAGCTAACTTCAACTATCCTTCCATTGTGGTTAATAATCTTAGCTCACAATCAGTGATAATTACTAGAAAAGTTAAGAATGTTGGCTCCTCAGGTACTTACAAGGCATATGTGAGGGCCCCAAATGGAGTTTCTATCTATGTCAAGCCCACAAGCTTGAAATTTAGCAAAATTGGTGAGGAAAAGAAATTTGAGATTATTTTGAAGCCAAAGGTTGTTGGGAAGCCTAAAAACTATGTGTTTGGACAGTTGAAATGGTCAGATGGGAAGCACTACGTTAGGAGTCCTATAGTAGTCAAGTACTAG